One genomic window of Candidatus Nitrospira inopinata includes the following:
- a CDS encoding LysM peptidoglycan-binding domain-containing protein, translating into MARDVATVNRKTWKRKAWKVLRSSPAGILVTCGLLLGGCVVLEEKYDAEKARSLNFQRLLAQEERRAAELESEVKRTKRELLEFEARNRELLAQIQSIREQMTRLQEETEAVKEAALLERKAMEEMRKLSGQTAKPKKSDLPAESPPSGDRPQPTPPKTAKGVDMPKEPIASGKGGTIIHVVKPGETLFRISRRYGIETEKLRQMNKLPDDIIEVGQRLIVGIE; encoded by the coding sequence ATGGCAAGAGATGTGGCGACGGTCAATCGGAAGACATGGAAGCGAAAGGCATGGAAGGTGCTGCGAAGTTCGCCGGCCGGCATCCTGGTCACGTGCGGCCTGCTGCTCGGCGGATGCGTGGTGCTGGAAGAGAAATACGATGCGGAAAAGGCGCGGAGCCTGAATTTTCAGCGATTGCTGGCTCAAGAAGAACGGCGGGCCGCGGAATTGGAGAGCGAGGTCAAGCGGACCAAGCGCGAATTGCTCGAGTTCGAGGCTCGCAACCGGGAATTGCTGGCGCAAATCCAGTCGATCCGCGAGCAAATGACGCGCCTCCAGGAAGAGACCGAAGCCGTGAAGGAAGCGGCGCTCCTTGAGCGGAAGGCCATGGAGGAGATGCGCAAACTGAGCGGTCAGACGGCAAAGCCGAAAAAATCGGACTTGCCGGCCGAGTCGCCGCCCTCCGGCGATAGGCCCCAGCCGACTCCACCGAAAACGGCGAAAGGCGTGGACATGCCCAAAGAGCCGATTGCATCCGGCAAGGGAGGGACGATCATCCATGTCGTGAAGCCGGGGGAGACGCTGTTTCGCATCAGCCGGCGCTACGGGATCGAAACCGAGAAATTGAGGCAGATGAATAAGCTGCCGGACGACATCATCGAAGTCGGCCAGCGGTTGATCGTGGGAATCGAGTAA
- the ligA gene encoding NAD-dependent DNA ligase LigA, whose product MQHDLFDSNPPSESETLSPVKERLDRLKSEIRRHDYLYYVKDRPEISDSEYDRLFRELVDLERAHPELITPDSPTQRVGAPPLDELGKVSHERPMLSLDSLVDPREVLAFDQRIKRELKLDRIDYAVEPKFDGLSVELVYEDGLFVRGSTRGDGTVGEDVTVNLRTIRSLPLRLPADGRPPNHLAVRGEVYMRLEDFHALNRRMAERGDEPFANPRNAAAGSLRQLDSRVTAERPLVVTCYEVMVMTGDHPPSHWEELDALAAWGFPIPAIRRLCRTIDDVTAFHRETERRRDELPYEIDGVVVKVNRRDLQARLGMKSRSPRWAMAYKFAPRKEITKIHKIIVSVGRTGTLTPLALLNPVEVGGVTISRATLHNADEVARKDVRDGDTVKVERAGDVIPAIAERVPIPGEARSAPFKMPDHCPVCGSTVAREGAYYYCTGHATCPAQLKGAIEHFASKPALNIEGLGKKTIAQLVDRGLVRDLADLYHLTREQILGLEGFADRSATLLLEAIERSKTVPLDRFLYGLGIRQVGRHIAAVLAGEFGSLEAVMQADEARLQAVKEIGPEISASLVSYFQEPSNRHVIDRLLKAGLTIEQAPSPREGSSLLLSGKSFVFTGGLDTLSRDEAKTLVERLGGTASSAVSSKTSYVVAGADPGSKLAHAKALGIPILTEQEFLALVQQPRSS is encoded by the coding sequence ATGCAGCACGATCTTTTCGACTCAAACCCGCCCTCCGAATCTGAAACGCTTTCTCCCGTCAAAGAACGGCTGGACCGACTCAAATCCGAGATCAGACGCCACGACTACCTCTACTACGTCAAAGACAGGCCGGAGATTTCCGACAGCGAATATGATCGCCTGTTTCGCGAACTGGTCGATCTCGAACGGGCCCATCCCGAGCTCATCACACCGGATTCCCCGACACAACGGGTCGGCGCGCCGCCATTGGACGAGTTGGGCAAGGTGTCGCACGAACGGCCGATGTTGAGCCTCGACTCTCTGGTCGATCCCCGGGAAGTCCTGGCGTTCGATCAACGGATCAAGCGGGAGCTCAAGCTGGACCGCATCGACTACGCCGTGGAGCCGAAATTCGACGGTCTGTCCGTCGAGTTGGTCTACGAGGACGGTCTTTTCGTCAGGGGATCGACCAGGGGAGACGGAACGGTGGGAGAAGACGTCACCGTCAATCTTCGGACGATACGGTCCTTGCCGCTCCGCTTGCCGGCCGACGGCCGTCCGCCGAACCATCTGGCGGTGCGGGGCGAGGTGTACATGCGGCTCGAGGATTTCCACGCCTTGAATCGCCGCATGGCGGAGCGAGGCGACGAACCCTTCGCCAACCCGCGCAACGCCGCAGCCGGTTCGCTTCGCCAATTGGACTCGCGTGTCACCGCCGAGCGTCCGCTGGTGGTCACTTGCTACGAAGTCATGGTCATGACGGGCGATCATCCTCCGTCCCACTGGGAGGAATTGGATGCGCTCGCCGCCTGGGGCTTTCCGATTCCCGCCATCCGCCGGTTGTGCCGAACGATCGACGACGTGACGGCCTTCCACCGTGAGACCGAACGGCGCCGGGACGAGCTCCCCTACGAAATCGACGGGGTCGTCGTCAAGGTCAACCGGCGCGATTTACAGGCCAGGCTCGGCATGAAATCCCGAAGCCCGCGCTGGGCCATGGCCTACAAGTTCGCCCCCCGAAAAGAAATCACCAAGATCCACAAGATCATCGTCTCGGTCGGCCGAACCGGCACCCTGACCCCGTTGGCTCTTTTGAATCCGGTCGAAGTCGGCGGCGTGACCATCAGCCGAGCGACACTGCACAACGCCGATGAAGTGGCGCGGAAGGACGTGCGCGACGGAGACACGGTCAAGGTCGAACGGGCCGGCGACGTCATCCCGGCGATCGCCGAGCGGGTGCCGATTCCCGGGGAAGCGCGATCGGCCCCGTTTAAAATGCCGGATCACTGCCCGGTCTGCGGATCAACGGTTGCACGAGAGGGCGCTTACTACTACTGCACCGGACATGCAACCTGTCCGGCCCAGTTGAAGGGGGCCATTGAACATTTCGCGTCCAAGCCCGCTCTCAATATCGAAGGACTGGGAAAAAAAACGATCGCTCAATTGGTCGATCGCGGGTTGGTACGAGACCTGGCCGATCTGTATCACCTGACCCGCGAGCAGATTTTGGGGCTTGAGGGCTTCGCCGACCGTTCGGCGACATTGTTGCTGGAAGCTATTGAGCGGAGCAAAACCGTCCCCCTGGACCGGTTTCTCTACGGACTCGGAATCCGTCAAGTGGGCAGACACATCGCCGCGGTCTTGGCCGGAGAATTCGGCTCGCTCGAGGCCGTCATGCAGGCGGACGAGGCGCGCTTGCAGGCCGTGAAAGAAATCGGCCCGGAAATCTCGGCCAGCCTGGTGTCCTATTTTCAAGAACCTTCGAACCGACACGTGATCGATCGGTTGCTCAAGGCCGGGTTGACCATTGAGCAGGCTCCATCGCCAAGGGAAGGCTCGTCCTTGCTGTTGTCGGGAAAAAGCTTTGTCTTTACGGGGGGGCTTGATACGTTGAGCCGCGATGAAGCTAAAACCCTCGTCGAACGGCTGGGCGGCACGGCCTCCTCCGCCGTCAGCTCAAAGACTTCGTATGTCGTGGCGGGCGCCGATCCCGGATCGAAACTGGCCCACGCCAAAGCCTTGGGTATCCCGATCCTGACCGAACAGGAATTCCTGGCGCTGGTTCAACAGCCCCGATCTTCTTAA
- a CDS encoding hemolysin family protein yields MDILILLGLIGLSVVISTAEIGFFAVNETRLRALAQNGSKRAAKALLLRSDPQKLLSTILVGDRLVSTAIPMYATFMTLNIYGGKSIFEEAIAIMVGLLTFVLLVSVDVIPKTLAAKFAVPVTLNMAYPVYWVQVLMKPLLFVMVPLIYKLTGGKGLTLPLVTEEELKIMLDQGGKAGELEVEEVKMIKNVFQLKDITAEDAMTPRIYVFALDGSLRLKDAEELLYNSKYSRIPVYDGTLDNITGILYKTKALIELAKGHSDLRLQEIAQPPLFVPAGKTADDLMKQFQQEKRHMGIVVNEFGGVMGLVTLEDLLEEVVGEIVDETDITEELIKRIGKNQILVHGRTEVRKVNEFLKVDLGDDALTIGGLIQENLGRIPKTGEEIRIENCRLVVHEADPRSIRSVQIFKEEKAPVPVETPPTLNPVS; encoded by the coding sequence CAGAACGGCAGCAAACGCGCCGCGAAGGCGCTGCTCCTCAGAAGCGATCCCCAGAAATTGCTGTCCACCATTCTCGTCGGCGACCGTCTCGTCAGCACGGCGATCCCCATGTACGCCACCTTCATGACGCTGAACATCTATGGTGGGAAAAGCATCTTTGAAGAAGCCATTGCCATCATGGTAGGGCTGCTGACGTTCGTGCTCCTTGTGTCGGTGGATGTGATCCCGAAAACGCTCGCCGCCAAGTTTGCGGTGCCGGTCACCTTGAACATGGCCTACCCGGTGTATTGGGTTCAGGTGCTCATGAAGCCGCTGCTCTTCGTGATGGTTCCCCTCATCTATAAGTTGACGGGAGGAAAAGGGCTCACACTGCCGTTGGTGACGGAGGAAGAGCTCAAGATCATGTTGGATCAAGGGGGGAAAGCCGGAGAGCTCGAAGTCGAAGAAGTCAAGATGATCAAAAACGTCTTTCAGTTGAAAGACATCACGGCCGAGGACGCCATGACCCCGCGTATCTACGTCTTCGCGCTGGACGGGTCGCTGCGGCTCAAGGACGCCGAAGAGCTGCTCTACAACTCGAAGTACTCGAGGATTCCCGTCTACGACGGCACGCTCGACAACATTACCGGTATCCTCTACAAGACCAAAGCCCTCATCGAGCTGGCCAAAGGGCACTCGGACCTGCGATTACAAGAGATCGCCCAGCCTCCTCTGTTTGTCCCGGCTGGAAAGACCGCGGACGATTTGATGAAACAGTTTCAGCAAGAAAAGCGGCACATGGGAATCGTCGTCAACGAATTCGGCGGGGTCATGGGGTTGGTCACCCTTGAAGATCTGCTGGAAGAGGTGGTCGGCGAAATCGTCGATGAGACCGACATCACCGAAGAGCTGATCAAACGTATCGGGAAAAACCAGATCCTGGTCCACGGGCGCACTGAAGTCCGCAAAGTGAACGAATTTCTCAAGGTTGATCTCGGCGACGACGCCCTAACGATCGGAGGGCTGATCCAGGAGAACCTGGGCCGCATCCCGAAAACCGGCGAAGAAATCCGGATCGAGAATTGCCGCCTGGTGGTCCACGAGGCCGATCCCCGTTCGATTCGCAGCGTCCAGATCTTTAAAGAGGAAAAGGCGCCCGTGCCGGTCGAGACGCCTCCCACGTTGAATCCGGTGAGTTAA